AGCTGCCGGCCGGCGTGACGCTGACGGCGCGCGACAATCCGACGCTCGTCACCATCGTGCCCCCGACCGTCGAGGCGGAAGCCCCGGCTGCAGCCGAGGCCGAGGCCCCCAAGGCCTGAGCCGGTCTTTCGTCAGCTTGACGAAACCAACGGACGGCCGGGCATGCCCGGCCGTTTTGCTTTTGACTATGGGTTAGCGGACATCGAACGATGCTGATCTTCGCAGGCCTCGGCAATCCCGGCCAACGCTATGCCCGCAACCGCCACAATATCGGCTTCATGGCGGTCGCGGCGATCGCCCGCGCCTGCAACGCCTCGCCCTGGCGCGCCCGTTTCCAGGGCTATGCCTGCGAAGCGACGATCGGCGGCGAGAAGGCCCTGCTGCTGCTGCCGCAGACCTATATGAACGAGTCCGGCCGCGCGATCGGCGAAGCCGCACGCTTCTTCAAGGTCGCCCCCGCCGACGTCGTCGTCTTCCATGACGAGCTCGACCTGGCCCCCGCCAAGCTGCGCGTGAAACTCGGCGGCGGCAATGCCGGCCATAACGGCCTGCGCTCGACCACCGCGGCGATCGGAAACGACTATCGCCGGGTGCGGATGGGCATCGGCCATCCCGGCGACAAGGCGCTGGTCCACGCCTATGTGCTCAACGATTTCGG
This genomic interval from Bosea sp. 29B contains the following:
- the pth gene encoding aminoacyl-tRNA hydrolase; this translates as MLIFAGLGNPGQRYARNRHNIGFMAVAAIARACNASPWRARFQGYACEATIGGEKALLLLPQTYMNESGRAIGEAARFFKVAPADVVVFHDELDLAPAKLRVKLGGGNAGHNGLRSTTAAIGNDYRRVRMGIGHPGDKALVHAYVLNDFGKAEEPWVEDLCTACADNAALLAAHDDAGFQNKVHLFMEARGHGAVKRLGEKASD